A genomic window from Pseudomonas alcaligenes includes:
- the ubiB gene encoding ubiquinone biosynthesis regulatory protein kinase UbiB, producing the protein MSLLATRRLLRILRVVIRYRLDDLLLTLPLPTWMRALRFALPWRWLPRGKLELSRGEALRLALEDLGPIFIKFGQLLSTRRDLLPPDVADELARLQDQVPPFDPEHAVARIEQQLGAKVGEVFARFDVEPLASASVAQVHAAQLKSGEEVVVKVIRPGLKPVIRSDLAWLFLAARIAEKASVDARRLRPVEVVADYEKTIFDELDLLREAANASQLRRNFADSPLLYVPQVHWDWCRPKVLVMERIYGVPVTDLETLADQRTNMKLLAERGVEIFFTQVFRDSFFHADMHPGNIFVATRTPWSPQYIAIDCGIIGSLTDEDQDYLARNLIAFFKRDYRKVAQLHIDSGWVPAETKVNEFEAAIRTVCEPIFEKPLKDISFGQLLLRLFQTARRFNMEVQPQLVLLQKTLLNIEGLGRQLYPDLDLWSTAQPFLERWMRERVSPLHLLRNLQQQAEQVPHLSQMARDTLERLNQPRTEAPAAAPQGSAWPLRLLGAALVAGGVSQGLALAPAAWAAWLSLGAGLALVLRR; encoded by the coding sequence ATGAGCCTGCTCGCCACCCGCCGCCTGCTGCGCATCCTGCGCGTGGTCATCCGCTACCGCCTGGACGACCTGCTGCTGACCCTGCCACTGCCCACCTGGATGCGCGCCCTGCGCTTCGCCCTGCCCTGGCGCTGGCTGCCGAGGGGGAAACTGGAGCTGAGCCGCGGCGAGGCGCTACGCCTGGCCCTGGAAGACCTCGGCCCGATCTTCATCAAGTTCGGCCAGCTGCTCTCCACCCGCCGCGACCTGTTGCCGCCGGACGTCGCCGACGAGCTGGCGCGCCTGCAGGACCAGGTGCCGCCGTTCGACCCCGAGCACGCCGTGGCACGCATCGAGCAGCAGCTGGGCGCCAAGGTCGGCGAGGTATTCGCCCGCTTCGATGTCGAGCCGCTGGCCTCGGCCTCGGTGGCCCAAGTGCATGCCGCGCAGCTGAAAAGCGGCGAGGAAGTGGTGGTCAAGGTGATCCGCCCCGGACTCAAGCCGGTCATCCGCTCTGACCTCGCCTGGCTGTTTCTCGCCGCGCGCATCGCCGAGAAGGCCTCGGTCGACGCGCGCCGCCTGCGCCCGGTGGAAGTGGTGGCCGACTACGAGAAGACCATCTTCGACGAGCTCGACCTGCTGCGCGAGGCGGCCAACGCCAGCCAGCTGCGACGCAACTTCGCCGACTCGCCACTGCTCTACGTGCCGCAGGTGCACTGGGACTGGTGCCGACCCAAGGTGCTGGTGATGGAGCGCATCTACGGCGTGCCGGTGACCGACCTGGAAACCCTGGCCGACCAGCGAACCAACATGAAGCTGCTGGCCGAACGCGGCGTGGAGATCTTCTTCACCCAGGTGTTCCGCGACAGCTTCTTCCATGCCGACATGCACCCCGGCAACATCTTCGTCGCCACCCGCACTCCCTGGAGCCCGCAGTACATCGCCATCGACTGCGGCATCATCGGCAGCCTCACCGACGAGGACCAGGACTACCTGGCGCGCAACCTGATCGCCTTCTTCAAGCGCGACTACCGCAAGGTGGCACAGCTGCACATCGACTCCGGCTGGGTGCCGGCGGAGACCAAGGTCAACGAGTTCGAGGCGGCCATCCGCACCGTGTGCGAGCCGATCTTCGAGAAGCCGCTGAAGGACATCTCCTTCGGCCAGCTGCTGCTGCGCCTGTTCCAGACCGCGCGGCGCTTCAACATGGAAGTGCAGCCGCAACTGGTGCTGCTGCAGAAGACCCTGCTCAACATCGAGGGCCTGGGCCGCCAGCTGTACCCGGACCTGGACCTGTGGAGCACCGCCCAGCCCTTCCTCGAGCGCTGGATGCGCGAGCGCGTCAGCCCCCTGCACCTGCTGCGCAACCTGCAGCAGCAGGCCGAGCAGGTGCCGCACCTGTCGCAGATGGCCCGCGACACCCTGGAGCGTCTCAACCAGCCGCGCACCGAGGCCCCCGCTGCCGCGCCGCAGGGCTCCGCCTGGCCGCTGCGCCTGCTCGGCGCGGCGCTGGTGGCCGGTGGCGTCAGCCAGGGCCTGGCGCTGGCCCCGGCGGCCTGGGCCGCCTGGCTCAGCCTGGGCGCCGGCCTGGCACTGGTCCTGCGCCGATAG
- a CDS encoding ABC transporter ATP-binding protein: MLELTNITHRYPGADTPALQGIDLQLQAGQCLGLLGSNGAGKTTLLSLLAGVLPLQQGEIRWDGERSLGLVPQQLAFYAELKVRENLELFADLYRLRGAERARRLELCIASTVLESKLQRRAARLSGGEQRRLNFAIGLLQPARLYLFDEATVGVDAASRQLLLGAVEHLTAEGHGVIYTSHYLDEIERVAQRIVLLHEGRVRLDLDSRQLLDDGHGLLLEWQGEEPAGLRELLAKLHLSAEALPGGLRISSLDGPQLLEITRFLAERPELPHLLRFGRPSLEQLYLRLNGGRL; the protein is encoded by the coding sequence GTGCTTGAGCTAACCAATATCACCCACCGCTACCCCGGCGCCGACACCCCGGCGCTGCAGGGCATCGACCTGCAATTGCAGGCCGGCCAGTGCCTGGGCCTGCTCGGCAGCAACGGCGCCGGCAAGACCACCCTGCTCTCCCTGCTGGCCGGCGTGCTGCCGCTGCAGCAGGGAGAGATCCGCTGGGACGGCGAGCGCAGCCTCGGCCTGGTGCCGCAGCAGCTGGCCTTCTATGCCGAACTCAAGGTGCGCGAGAACCTCGAACTGTTCGCCGACCTCTACCGCCTGCGCGGCGCCGAGCGCGCCCGCCGCCTGGAGCTGTGCATCGCCAGCACCGTGCTGGAGAGCAAGCTGCAACGCCGCGCCGCGCGCCTGTCCGGCGGCGAGCAGCGGCGCCTGAACTTCGCCATAGGCCTGCTGCAGCCGGCACGCCTGTATCTGTTCGACGAGGCCACGGTCGGCGTCGACGCCGCCAGCCGCCAGCTGCTGCTGGGCGCCGTCGAGCACCTCACTGCCGAGGGCCACGGAGTGATCTACACCAGCCACTACCTCGACGAGATCGAGCGTGTGGCCCAGCGCATCGTCCTGCTGCACGAGGGGCGGGTGCGCCTGGACCTGGACAGCCGCCAGCTGCTCGACGACGGCCACGGCCTGCTGCTGGAGTGGCAGGGCGAGGAGCCCGCCGGCCTGCGCGAGCTGCTGGCGAAACTGCACCTCAGCGCCGAGGCGCTGCCAGGCGGCCTGCGCATCTCCAGCCTGGACGGCCCACAGCTGCTGGAGATCACCCGCTTCCTCGCCGAGCGCCCCGAGCTGCCGCACCTGCTGCGCTTCGGCCGGCCCTCGCTGGAACAGCTCTACCTGCGCCTCAACGGAGGGCGCCTATGA
- a CDS encoding acyl carrier protein, translating to MDDLLEQQLKQLLIRECDKEDDIDWQSIADDEPLFGAKSRVQMDSLDALQVSLALQQHYGVRIEGAKDGRKILASIADIAAFIRSQQ from the coding sequence ATGGACGACCTTCTAGAACAACAACTCAAGCAACTGCTGATTCGCGAGTGCGACAAGGAAGACGACATCGACTGGCAGAGCATCGCCGACGACGAGCCGCTGTTCGGCGCCAAGAGCCGCGTGCAGATGGACAGCCTGGACGCCCTGCAGGTGTCGCTGGCCCTGCAGCAGCACTACGGCGTGCGCATCGAGGGCGCCAAGGACGGTCGCAAGATCCTCGCCAGCATCGCCGATATCGCCGCCTTTATCCGCAGCCAGCAATGA
- a CDS encoding ABC transporter permease → MRLRALVRKEFLLMLRDPHALAVLFIMPTLFLVLMAGAMSNYLQDKPPVLRVVLQATPNGSYEQVFRAALEAQLPGSELLAQGDARSARISLPADFSESLLDDQRQGLALSFPPQLDKLSRQHLRSAVRIALAQTRLLAFLEDSGELDASLPLAERLALVQQRTQSRVEEHELLASGDLSGRANASQLSVPAWLIFGMFFVALPMAGGFQREQQSGALLRFRALDLSLATLALSKLLPYFAINLVQFALLLSIGVHGLPLLGLQGLSLPGSPAAYALLAISLSLATCGLGLLFAALARSAEQALLLGGGINIILAALGGIMVPKSVMPAAMGQLAEVSPMSWALDAFLTLLVGQGSLADIAPYCFRLLLMAALLGGGGWLLFRRRVQQTQWTTF, encoded by the coding sequence ATGAGACTGCGGGCCCTGGTGCGCAAGGAATTCCTGCTGATGCTGCGCGACCCCCACGCGCTGGCCGTGCTCTTCATCATGCCGACCCTGTTCCTGGTGCTGATGGCCGGCGCCATGTCCAACTACCTGCAGGACAAGCCGCCGGTCCTGCGTGTGGTGCTGCAGGCCACGCCGAATGGCAGCTACGAGCAGGTATTCCGCGCCGCCCTTGAGGCCCAGCTGCCGGGCAGCGAACTGCTGGCTCAGGGCGATGCGCGCAGTGCCAGGATCAGCCTGCCCGCCGACTTCAGCGAGAGCCTCCTGGATGATCAGCGCCAGGGCCTGGCCCTGAGCTTCCCGCCGCAGCTGGACAAGCTGTCGCGCCAGCACCTGCGCAGCGCCGTGCGCATCGCCCTGGCGCAGACCCGCCTGCTCGCCTTCCTCGAAGACAGCGGCGAGCTGGATGCCAGCCTGCCGCTGGCCGAGCGCCTGGCCCTGGTGCAGCAACGCACGCAAAGCAGGGTCGAGGAACACGAGCTGCTGGCCAGCGGCGACCTCAGCGGCCGCGCCAACGCCAGCCAGCTGAGCGTGCCGGCCTGGCTGATCTTCGGCATGTTCTTCGTCGCCCTGCCGATGGCCGGCGGCTTCCAGCGCGAACAGCAGAGCGGCGCCCTCCTGCGTTTCCGCGCCCTCGACCTCAGCTTGGCCACCCTGGCCCTGAGCAAGCTGCTGCCCTACTTCGCCATCAATCTGGTGCAGTTCGCCCTGCTGCTGAGCATCGGTGTGCACGGTCTGCCACTGCTCGGCCTGCAGGGCCTGAGCCTGCCCGGCAGCCCGGCGGCCTATGCCCTGCTCGCCATCAGCCTGAGCCTGGCCACCTGCGGCCTCGGCCTGCTGTTCGCAGCCCTGGCGCGCAGCGCCGAGCAGGCGTTGTTGCTCGGCGGCGGGATCAATATCATCCTCGCCGCACTGGGCGGCATCATGGTGCCGAAGAGCGTGATGCCGGCCGCCATGGGCCAACTGGCGGAAGTCTCGCCGATGAGCTGGGCGCTGGACGCCTTCCTCACCCTGCTGGTGGGCCAGGGTTCGCTCGCCGACATCGCCCCCTACTGTTTCCGCCTGCTGCTGATGGCCGCCCTGCTGGGCGGCGGTGGCTGGCTCCTGTTCCGCAGACGAGTGCAGCAAACGCAATGGACGACCTTCTAG
- a CDS encoding isoprenylcysteine carboxylmethyltransferase family protein translates to MLWIQATAFVLGSLALLGISWRALKNTRSHGFYRFLAWEAMLALLVLNAPVWFEDRYALHQKVSWVLLFTSLSVLLLGIYQLRRDGKPGEQRQDDELYAFERTSQLVTGGIYRFIRHPLFCSLLLLTWGIAWKDLHALTLVLALLASALLYLAARRDEAECLAYFGEDYRAYMGRSRMFIPYLF, encoded by the coding sequence ATGCTGTGGATACAGGCGACGGCCTTCGTGCTGGGCTCGCTGGCGCTGCTGGGGATTTCCTGGCGGGCGCTGAAGAACACCCGCTCCCATGGCTTCTACCGCTTCCTCGCCTGGGAGGCGATGCTGGCGCTGCTGGTGCTCAACGCGCCGGTCTGGTTCGAGGATCGCTATGCCCTGCACCAGAAGGTCTCCTGGGTGCTGCTGTTCACTTCGCTCAGCGTGCTGCTGCTTGGCATCTACCAGCTGCGCCGCGACGGCAAGCCTGGCGAGCAGCGCCAGGACGACGAGCTGTACGCCTTTGAGCGCACCTCGCAGCTGGTCACCGGCGGCATCTACCGCTTCATCCGCCACCCGCTGTTCTGCTCGTTGCTGCTGCTGACCTGGGGCATCGCCTGGAAAGACCTGCACGCGCTCACCCTGGTCCTCGCCCTGCTGGCCAGCGCGTTGCTGTACCTGGCGGCGCGACGTGACGAGGCCGAATGCCTGGCCTACTTCGGCGAGGACTATCGCGCGTACATGGGTCGTAGCCGGATGTTTATTCCCTACCTGTTCTAG
- the tatC gene encoding twin-arginine translocase subunit TatC, with the protein MSETSRDDQEMPLVAHLTELRNRILRCVIAVLLIFAALFYFAQDIYALVAAPLRAYLPEGATMIATGVASPFLTPFKLTLVVALFLSMPVVLQQIWGFIAPGLYQHEKRIAVPLLISSILLFYAGMAFAYFVVFPIMFGFFASVTPEGVAMMTDIGQYLDFVLTLFFAFGVAFEIPVATFLLIWVGIVDVETLKKSRPYVIVGCFVVGMFLTPPDVFSQTLLAVPMWLLFEAGLLFGGLVRKRDEHETPEERPDDQPPAPLQ; encoded by the coding sequence ATGAGTGAAACGTCCCGCGACGACCAGGAAATGCCGCTGGTCGCTCATCTCACCGAGCTGCGCAACCGCATCCTGCGCTGCGTCATCGCCGTGCTGCTGATCTTCGCCGCGCTGTTCTACTTCGCTCAGGACATCTACGCACTGGTCGCCGCCCCTCTGCGCGCCTACCTGCCGGAGGGCGCGACCATGATCGCCACCGGCGTTGCTTCCCCCTTCCTCACGCCGTTCAAGCTGACGCTGGTGGTGGCACTGTTTCTCAGCATGCCGGTGGTGCTGCAGCAGATCTGGGGCTTCATCGCCCCGGGCCTGTACCAGCATGAAAAACGCATCGCCGTACCCTTGCTGATCTCCAGCATCCTGCTGTTCTACGCCGGCATGGCCTTCGCCTACTTCGTGGTATTCCCGATCATGTTCGGCTTCTTCGCCAGCGTGACGCCCGAAGGGGTGGCGATGATGACGGACATCGGCCAGTACCTGGACTTCGTCCTCACCCTGTTCTTCGCCTTCGGCGTGGCCTTCGAGATTCCGGTGGCCACCTTCCTGCTGATCTGGGTCGGCATCGTCGACGTCGAGACGCTGAAGAAAAGCCGTCCCTACGTGATCGTCGGCTGCTTCGTGGTCGGCATGTTCCTCACCCCGCCGGATGTGTTTTCGCAGACCTTGCTGGCCGTGCCCATGTGGCTGCTGTTCGAAGCCGGCCTGCTGTTTGGCGGGCTGGTGCGCAAGCGCGACGAGCACGAGACGCCAGAAGAGCGTCCCGACGACCAGCCACCCGCGCCGCTGCAATGA
- a CDS encoding phosphoribosyl-ATP diphosphatase has protein sequence MSDTLTRLAEVLEARKGAAPDSSYVASLYHKGLNKILEKVGEESVETILAAKDAAINGDCSDLIYETADLWFHSLVMLAALGQHPQAVLDELDRRFGLSGHAEKAARPQS, from the coding sequence ATGAGTGACACCCTCACCCGCCTGGCCGAGGTGCTGGAGGCGCGCAAAGGCGCGGCGCCGGACAGCTCCTACGTGGCCAGCCTGTACCACAAGGGCCTGAACAAGATTCTGGAGAAGGTCGGCGAAGAGTCGGTCGAGACCATTCTTGCGGCCAAGGACGCGGCCATCAACGGCGATTGCAGCGACCTGATCTACGAAACCGCGGACCTCTGGTTCCACAGCCTGGTCATGCTCGCCGCCCTCGGCCAGCACCCCCAGGCCGTGCTGGACGAGCTGGACCGCCGTTTCGGCCTGTCCGGGCATGCGGAAAAAGCCGCACGCCCGCAATCCTGA
- a CDS encoding beta-hydroxyacyl-ACP dehydratase yields the protein MDRTQLHCLLPHQGQALWLDALLGHDAERIEGLSAWHHLHALGHDASPCLLFEAAAQLCAAHGALYGEDSAIDMALVGKLSQLQLHHEPPRREGALHVSATQETLSPAGALYAFSIHAEQRLLLDGKLLLVLVRA from the coding sequence ATGGACCGCACCCAACTGCACTGCCTGCTGCCGCACCAGGGCCAAGCCCTGTGGCTGGACGCCCTGCTCGGCCACGATGCCGAACGCATCGAGGGCCTGTCCGCCTGGCACCATCTGCACGCCCTGGGCCACGACGCCTCGCCCTGCCTGCTGTTCGAGGCCGCGGCCCAGCTGTGCGCCGCGCATGGTGCCCTATATGGCGAGGATAGCGCCATCGACATGGCCCTGGTGGGCAAGCTGTCGCAGTTGCAGCTGCACCATGAACCACCGCGCCGCGAGGGCGCGCTGCACGTCAGCGCCACCCAGGAGACGCTAAGCCCGGCCGGCGCCCTCTACGCCTTCAGCATCCACGCCGAGCAGCGCCTGTTGCTGGACGGCAAGCTCCTGCTGGTGCTGGTCCGTGCTTGA
- the hisI gene encoding phosphoribosyl-AMP cyclohydrolase, with the protein MTDWLDEIHWNEDGLVPAIAQDHKTGRVLMMAWMNREALSLTAAEGRAIYWSRSRGKLWRKGEESGHVQKLHELRLDCDADVIILQVEQLGGIACHTGRESCFYRVWEDGAWHSVDPVLKDPHAIYQEHKHE; encoded by the coding sequence ATGACCGACTGGCTCGACGAAATTCACTGGAACGAGGATGGCCTGGTGCCGGCCATCGCCCAGGATCACAAGACCGGGCGCGTGCTGATGATGGCCTGGATGAACCGCGAGGCCCTGAGCCTCACCGCGGCCGAAGGCCGTGCCATCTACTGGTCACGCTCGCGTGGCAAGCTGTGGCGCAAGGGCGAGGAGTCCGGCCATGTGCAGAAGCTGCATGAGCTGCGCCTGGACTGCGACGCCGACGTGATCATCCTGCAGGTGGAGCAGCTCGGCGGCATCGCCTGCCATACCGGGCGCGAAAGTTGCTTTTACCGGGTCTGGGAAGATGGCGCGTGGCACAGCGTCGATCCGGTACTCAAGGACCCGCACGCCATCTACCAGGAACACAAGCATGAGTGA
- the tatA gene encoding twin-arginine translocase TatA/TatE family subunit, producing the protein MGIGGISIWQLLIILLIVVMLFGTKRLKGLGSDLGDAIKGFRKSMNQGEEETKPAVEEAKGQTIAGEARKVEEPVKKD; encoded by the coding sequence ATGGGTATCGGCGGCATCAGCATCTGGCAACTCCTGATCATCCTGCTCATCGTCGTCATGCTGTTCGGCACCAAGCGCCTCAAGGGCCTGGGCTCCGATCTGGGCGACGCGATCAAGGGCTTTCGCAAGTCGATGAACCAGGGCGAGGAAGAGACCAAGCCGGCGGTCGAAGAAGCCAAGGGTCAGACCATTGCTGGTGAAGCACGCAAGGTCGAAGAGCCGGTGAAGAAAGACTGA
- a CDS encoding 16S rRNA (uracil(1498)-N(3))-methyltransferase, which yields MNLLLLEDADFVAADRAVLSGRRLKHLHEVHGAESGDSLRVGRLGGPMGRGTLLALDEQHAELRVELDQPPPAKLPVTLLLALPRPKMLKRVLQTVAAMGVPRLVLLNSYRVEKSFWQTPFLSPEAIREQLILGLEQARDTVLPEVSIEQRFKPFVEDRLPAIAAGTLGLVGHPGDYPACPRAVNEAVTLAIGPEGGWIAYEVEKLREAGLAPVQLGQRILRVETAVPALLARLF from the coding sequence ATGAACCTGCTGCTGCTGGAGGACGCCGACTTCGTCGCGGCGGATCGCGCCGTGCTCAGCGGCCGCCGCCTCAAGCACCTGCATGAAGTCCACGGTGCCGAGAGCGGTGACAGCCTGCGCGTCGGCCGCCTCGGCGGGCCGATGGGCCGCGGTACCCTGCTGGCCCTGGATGAGCAGCACGCCGAACTGCGCGTCGAACTGGACCAGCCACCGCCGGCCAAGCTGCCAGTGACCCTGTTGCTGGCCCTGCCCAGGCCGAAGATGCTCAAGCGCGTGTTGCAGACGGTGGCCGCCATGGGCGTGCCGCGGCTGGTGCTGCTGAACAGCTACCGGGTGGAAAAGAGCTTCTGGCAGACCCCTTTCCTCAGCCCCGAGGCGATCCGCGAGCAGCTGATTCTGGGCCTGGAGCAAGCCCGCGACACCGTGCTGCCCGAGGTGAGCATCGAGCAACGCTTCAAGCCCTTCGTCGAGGACCGCCTGCCGGCCATCGCCGCCGGCACCCTGGGCCTGGTTGGCCACCCCGGCGACTACCCCGCCTGTCCGCGCGCGGTCAACGAGGCGGTGACCCTGGCCATAGGCCCGGAAGGCGGCTGGATTGCCTACGAGGTGGAGAAACTGCGCGAGGCCGGCCTGGCGCCGGTACAGCTGGGCCAGCGCATCCTGCGGGTGGAGACGGCGGTCCCGGCCCTGCTGGCTCGCCTGTTCTGA
- the dtd gene encoding D-aminoacyl-tRNA deacylase codes for MKLLIQRVRGARVEVQGETVGAIDQGLLALVGIEPQDDAQTLAKGLQRLLSYRVFADAAGKMNLSLKDVNGGLLLVSQFTLAADTSSGLRPSFSTAAPPAQGLALFERLVELAREQHPQVATGRFGADMQVYLVNDGPVTFLLQI; via the coding sequence ATGAAGCTGCTGATCCAGCGGGTGCGTGGCGCCCGCGTCGAGGTGCAAGGCGAGACAGTCGGTGCCATTGACCAGGGCCTGCTGGCGCTGGTCGGCATCGAACCGCAGGACGATGCGCAGACGCTGGCCAAGGGCCTGCAACGCCTGCTCAGCTACCGGGTGTTTGCCGACGCCGCCGGCAAGATGAATCTGTCACTGAAGGACGTGAACGGCGGTCTGCTGCTGGTCTCGCAGTTCACCCTGGCCGCCGATACCAGCAGCGGCCTGCGCCCGAGTTTTTCCACGGCGGCGCCGCCGGCCCAGGGCCTGGCGCTGTTCGAGCGCCTGGTCGAGCTGGCCCGCGAGCAGCACCCGCAGGTCGCCACGGGCCGTTTCGGCGCCGACATGCAGGTGTACCTGGTCAACGATGGGCCGGTGACCTTCCTGCTGCAAATCTGA
- a CDS encoding DoxX family protein, whose translation MFFVALLIVLCIGAWGAHRLGLPGLADWPARMRLALAAALVFAGIDHWLTPERYLPMMPDYLPWHLPLVLFTGTCEIAGALGLLLPRTRRLAAALLALYFVCVFPANLHNALNGLTVDGLPQEQWYYWLRLPFQPLIILWTLYAGGLLPRRATAVAAA comes from the coding sequence ATGTTCTTCGTCGCCCTGTTGATAGTGCTCTGCATCGGCGCCTGGGGCGCCCACCGCCTGGGACTGCCCGGCCTCGCCGACTGGCCGGCGCGCATGCGCCTGGCCCTGGCTGCGGCACTGGTTTTCGCGGGAATCGATCACTGGCTGACACCGGAACGTTACCTGCCGATGATGCCCGACTACCTGCCCTGGCATCTGCCGCTGGTGCTGTTCACCGGAACCTGCGAGATCGCCGGCGCGCTCGGCCTGCTGCTGCCGCGTACGCGGCGCCTGGCGGCCGCCCTGCTGGCGCTGTACTTCGTCTGCGTATTCCCGGCCAACCTGCACAATGCCCTCAATGGCCTGACCGTGGACGGCCTGCCGCAGGAACAGTGGTATTACTGGCTGCGCCTGCCGTTCCAGCCGCTGATCATCCTGTGGACGCTGTACGCCGGCGGCCTGCTGCCGCGCCGGGCCACCGCCGTGGCGGCCGCCTGA
- the pip gene encoding prolyl aminopeptidase: protein MLTLYPEIKPYARHELAVEEPHVLYVDESGSPDGLPVVFIHGGPGAGCDAASRRYFDPNLYRIVTFDQRGCGRSTPHATLEGNTTWDLVADLERIREHLSIDKWVLFGGSWGSTLSLAYAQKHPERVHGLILRGIFLCRPQEISWFYQEGASRLFPDYWEDYVAPIPAEERGDLVQAFYKRLTGPDQIAQMHAAKAWSTWEGRTATLRPNPQVVDRFSEPHRALSIARIECHYFVNNAFLEEDQLLRDMPKIAHLPGVIVHGRYDVICPLDNAWALHQAWPNSELQIIRDAGHSAAEQGITDALVRAADQMARRLLDLPPEEA from the coding sequence ATGCTGACTTTGTATCCGGAGATCAAACCCTACGCCCGCCATGAGCTGGCGGTGGAGGAACCGCACGTTCTCTACGTGGACGAAAGCGGCTCTCCGGACGGCCTGCCGGTGGTGTTCATCCACGGCGGCCCGGGTGCCGGCTGCGATGCCGCCAGCCGCCGCTACTTCGACCCGAACCTGTACCGCATCGTCACCTTTGACCAGCGCGGCTGCGGCCGCTCCACCCCGCACGCCACCCTCGAAGGCAACACCACCTGGGACCTGGTTGCCGACCTGGAGCGCATCCGCGAGCACCTGAGTATCGACAAGTGGGTGCTGTTCGGCGGCTCCTGGGGCTCGACCCTGTCCCTGGCCTACGCGCAGAAGCATCCCGAGCGCGTGCATGGCCTGATCCTGCGCGGCATCTTCCTCTGCCGGCCGCAGGAGATCAGCTGGTTCTACCAGGAAGGCGCCAGCCGCCTGTTCCCCGACTACTGGGAAGACTATGTGGCGCCGATCCCCGCCGAGGAGCGCGGCGACCTGGTGCAGGCCTTCTACAAGCGCCTCACCGGCCCGGACCAGATCGCCCAGATGCACGCGGCCAAGGCCTGGTCGACCTGGGAAGGCCGCACCGCCACCCTGCGCCCCAACCCGCAGGTGGTCGACCGTTTCAGCGAGCCGCACCGCGCGCTGTCGATCGCCCGCATCGAGTGCCACTACTTCGTCAACAACGCCTTCCTCGAGGAAGACCAGCTGCTGCGCGACATGCCGAAGATCGCCCACCTGCCGGGCGTCATCGTGCACGGTCGCTACGACGTGATCTGCCCGCTGGACAATGCCTGGGCCCTGCACCAGGCCTGGCCCAACAGCGAGCTGCAGATCATCCGCGACGCCGGCCACTCGGCGGCGGAGCAGGGCATCACCGACGCCCTGGTGCGCGCCGCAGACCAGATGGCCCGGCGCCTGCTCGACCTGCCGCCGGAAGAGGCATGA
- a CDS encoding TetR/AcrR family transcriptional regulator: MSTSREERSYHHGDLRMALLRAAAELLAEQGEAAISLREVARRAQVSHNAPYRHFTDREALLAALAEQGFAELLERMQVVAREGKAEARLAALGRCYVDFALQRRGLFRLMFSGALERNRYPALLTAAQALHRQLEEAVAVLVADVDGIASLSAWSLVHGLAQLLLEGQVAVDEGRQVLIERVTSEFAEGLLRRG; this comes from the coding sequence GTGTCAACTTCGAGAGAAGAGCGTTCCTATCATCATGGCGATCTGCGCATGGCCCTGTTGCGCGCGGCGGCCGAGTTGCTGGCGGAGCAGGGCGAGGCCGCCATCAGCCTGCGCGAGGTGGCGCGCCGGGCACAGGTCTCGCACAACGCGCCCTATCGCCACTTCACCGACCGCGAGGCATTGCTGGCGGCACTGGCCGAGCAGGGCTTCGCCGAGTTGCTGGAGCGCATGCAGGTGGTCGCGCGGGAGGGCAAGGCCGAGGCCAGGCTGGCGGCGCTGGGGCGCTGCTATGTCGACTTCGCCCTGCAACGACGTGGTCTGTTCCGCCTGATGTTCAGCGGTGCATTGGAGCGCAACCGTTACCCGGCCCTGTTGACGGCGGCACAGGCGCTGCATCGTCAGCTGGAGGAGGCGGTGGCAGTGCTGGTTGCAGATGTGGACGGCATTGCCAGTCTGTCGGCCTGGAGCCTGGTTCATGGTTTGGCGCAGCTGCTACTGGAAGGGCAGGTCGCTGTGGATGAGGGCCGCCAGGTCTTGATCGAGCGGGTTACCAGCGAATTTGCCGAGGGCCTGCTGCGCAGGGGCTAG
- a CDS encoding UPF0158 family protein, with translation MRPLTIDLDELACALNTEGLDHYLDLLSGKLLLIPETDADPELEALLREEPERFLLVEPLQPGDSLALMREFLAEVIHPHAYGELQQALESRRPVRTFNHVLMHYPALLQAWQTFEAERLRELAQDWLEENELQPSTSPCAAGPRQIRW, from the coding sequence ATGCGCCCGCTGACCATCGACCTGGACGAACTGGCCTGCGCCCTCAACACCGAGGGGCTGGACCACTACCTCGACCTGCTCAGCGGCAAGCTGCTGCTGATTCCCGAAACAGACGCCGATCCCGAACTGGAGGCGCTGCTGCGCGAGGAGCCGGAGCGCTTCCTGCTGGTCGAGCCGCTGCAGCCCGGCGACAGCCTGGCGCTGATGCGCGAATTCCTCGCCGAGGTCATCCATCCGCATGCCTACGGCGAGCTGCAACAGGCCCTGGAGAGCCGCCGCCCGGTGCGCACCTTCAACCACGTGCTGATGCACTACCCCGCCCTCCTGCAGGCCTGGCAGACCTTCGAGGCCGAGCGCCTGCGCGAACTGGCCCAGGACTGGCTGGAAGAGAACGAGCTGCAGCCGAGCACTAGCCCCTGCGCAGCAGGCCCTCGGCAAATTCGCTGGTAA